The following coding sequences lie in one Leptospira inadai serovar Lyme str. 10 genomic window:
- a CDS encoding TIGR04388 family protein produces the protein MGVPQLDPQHYNWQQWQSLLQQSYSVANGSHSITNWDAIMLQSYAVLQSEWQAEIQMQISSSVSQVHTQDGFQSVQDYKSYLYDALQSQASGLLTQWQVDAERSIQLERNHFIDTYYQGNAAQVATLKDQFDSEFHSFISGNSPSLSGVFAGNGNLFTNTQMSLRQLEQQWYSQFNSNIQNGLYNYQEALQALNNDYAKLLSRINSTEAQYQAYLQQIRSYEDSVKDQIKQTMDGYQQFLNSTDLFWNTASALYDSKANGGAGGYVGAPSCASGNICVDYLYDVTLSQFVSSCNHGDVCITLRYDTTTQNYSSPSCPSGGDCSSNPTKNISIHTSLNGDGKAFQAVINSIETAITQGLHSYGIFDSTTGQLLSYPQSCLNEGAVCNQGQYDLSASKFLNSTVCPSGHVCYNAVVDRSNPSSLTGLYYANTCPAGDVNCVACPSSGGIQDSCQIQSFEASLMYAATTMSQFLAHEQGVINTELSYILSGTGSGGTQGIDLGGFNPFDHGMRPSHSPNTLYITTQDFLEGQYDLTKRTGLVGLAWEIVSYIQGGITEKEFANWIMNAASAGSSSVCPGTAPGSGSPTIDRDVYNSNDFDPGCLGAALRGLAPGVIVDAVSRIQGQTDLIAFNDRNYIGNSYMILEGGPNNWNQDPAYCHDGLGCFFNPFGNVPAIGGANQWFQSNPTIIRWGENNFYNYTEDQAGVYKEGVGLVNTVMKEDSIGIVLNYTTVDTNAHANAMTWQALSTQLQSFSFNWNQNILPAISNWTSQTSTYETQYLNWQKTEAALIAEAQSDYSNTLRELQKSETAWLVHMNDLQTKATSDFTSANNKLRDSKLQADADLVAKELFSTLLSRNGETGLSVSRNPSGFDLSASHSNLFGSLFSSLNGIDPQTGLPSFSILQGISTAFSNASAGLGNLSLLSSTNNALLNSRSNYMQQLADSLRSERTFTQNGESNLLKDHGNLSTKVVGDTTYLVNNQGYFVHCDTNGSCTSCGTDANACDGGKATDISTFLKNVCGEKLDSCNQYTKLKYSNVAYDSKTGEISLDESIYDGKATSTGNDQDASTYRFGSYTQHLTIRPPVFLLGQGANSFGNIFDSNHEHGEDKIMSSFVGRSFENMNNFFQNSHYTNTILASVNALDSRNNYNTQAAWNSASGQAHTANLIADYLETLYLGGGMKDFIKKETHNLVQGFIATTLANIFHLTPEGASFLAGAYMDHEAAQVAERHLGILKPIDNFFKTVIPTDALVHLGIGVTHADDLRAIKQWKDDKYAAYGQIVAESMRAQNLPPDQIALVTQVVTEYFKMRDAKMELGMRGGMFSLSRLEGTLKAVNASIGGAIAELEGALFKNFSHDLKAMGMISARDEQNFDKNLRYAINDTKMVYEKNAIKAWQADVVAIAKDAVQLYGKQQGMDPTYVNQVADMVGNMVYREQARSELKRLHLTEDIITAALGGGVSYSYLDRSLFKGGLTKLTMQLGRGILTSQADIGRALGLFTKSETKDFYKQTKDWSDSVTGDALEAKSRQGNLDKHWWKEQERGLFFDLIGKTVDPNGDPAEQHLIGQLLQRVFDERQAKKQARQEREHQAIEAVEIAASIAITVLTEGAASQTLMQTLATIGDDIKNFFTFSGEMASVIRGGAVVADVAAQTYMGNKDGGTNGAVAGFVNGLLSTFTLYNKLPVSGFVSWTPHENANILYGTGERKGGWGGGAIFAAPTGSDLPINGGLTFTPGSGLDLNLNYNFKGGYIGLDYNFASGNYTANGGMDVYKNGTNGHHVGLSLSASKDGSASVGGYYNYGKDNTPPNLRGYGGTLTYSNDGKFNLGAQVLGGTAASIAYNSNTHRFEKVQGNTNWQNEMLLAKVQENANHNFEKSLPKVADAAGQVLSSNNIISEAERISLMSNPEGQQKILELYSQNKEGLINSVDGERVRGDMREIAEKNNLKLEFVNDSPTSELGKTLARIGGDIKMMFGIADSGLMAVDGDGKWKVKTCFTAGTPLNLKGGTVPIETARIGDIALSWNEVTGKFEYKPITQLYVHEVPQLYNLELDGEEQFQVTWNHPIRVRKKGAEEEIGTPENTDWVIVEKLGVGDHVLKSDGTWATLTDIYYHNVKPTKVYNLEVEDNHTYVVGSEVAFVVHNYANGTEYELTKGARVNEENQKMVADLEDSVSNKGFLDKLFGRNTEVTPEVQNNLKELKTLLSQRNQFAEDIGAAQSLAAARRSEKFVELLKTEEKAKQTVADLKRLQEDNQLRLQDKTLLPEEIKGVKALDKYIKEKLGFATRELTSAEKAVKTSLATLTQEAQKKFQTGKALSLFEMRSGLDTKLKNIKTDLSQLQTRKASLEMAIRLNPKDEALRTKLTEVNQEIQKSNSIVGGRYLELIKDNVSRENRTSTKANYEKAAKLAAIDNQIREKIKATLAIVPKGSNGEFTGKLSYLNTPDPEAVNVKAHDKNENYFDKEHANRIRTFGSEGMPNLTQIKLAMSHELEKGIPLGRGHKAIMSETQFKEAIARVTEKPEIPKLELDFFGNPTKESVAARGEALLKYADTMVAGQGPGKGMEVQSSVIIEMIRQMGPEKFGPNPELVKRASKIIGETQTKIQELTSKYENGEINKGIYESEKTKLNQIRDWNSDVIALRDANLVKEFVFQKDKSGKLIQSRELALKMSSAICRVLANHTQATFSEKTNLSFGEYMINKMQNGDVKMSGGAPVFDVGRLRGFEEKLSKSFDSSGMALQNNFPDLSFKDGKIVGVTNPISMDTWNKFTESLPEGAVIQVWGNSDEIMGPNHFWILYKKDGAIWDYNNNGGRDKHGKAEKFKPKKYPVYGVYHN, from the coding sequence GTGGGAGTTCCCCAGTTAGATCCTCAACATTATAATTGGCAGCAATGGCAGTCTCTTTTGCAGCAATCGTATTCGGTCGCCAACGGATCTCATTCTATCACGAATTGGGATGCGATTATGTTGCAGAGCTATGCGGTCTTGCAATCGGAGTGGCAGGCGGAAATCCAGATGCAGATTTCCTCTTCGGTGAGTCAGGTCCATACCCAGGACGGCTTTCAGAGCGTTCAGGATTATAAGAGCTATTTGTATGACGCCTTGCAAAGTCAGGCCTCGGGTTTATTGACTCAGTGGCAGGTGGACGCGGAAAGATCCATCCAACTGGAGAGAAATCATTTTATCGATACCTATTATCAGGGGAATGCGGCCCAGGTCGCGACTCTGAAGGATCAATTCGATTCGGAGTTTCATAGTTTTATTTCGGGGAATTCCCCTTCTCTCAGCGGGGTCTTTGCGGGGAACGGGAATTTATTTACGAATACCCAAATGTCTTTGCGGCAATTGGAACAGCAATGGTATAGTCAATTTAATTCTAATATTCAAAACGGCTTATATAATTACCAGGAGGCCTTGCAGGCCTTGAATAACGATTACGCCAAGCTCTTGAGCCGGATCAATTCCACGGAGGCCCAGTACCAGGCGTATCTGCAACAGATCCGATCGTATGAGGACAGTGTGAAGGATCAGATCAAGCAGACGATGGACGGCTACCAACAATTCCTGAATAGCACGGATCTGTTTTGGAATACCGCCTCCGCCTTGTATGATTCCAAAGCGAACGGCGGTGCGGGGGGTTATGTGGGAGCTCCCTCTTGCGCGAGCGGTAATATCTGCGTGGATTATTTGTACGACGTGACCTTGAGTCAATTCGTAAGCTCCTGCAATCATGGGGACGTTTGTATCACATTACGGTATGACACGACGACTCAAAACTACTCGAGTCCGTCCTGTCCGAGCGGCGGGGATTGTTCCTCCAACCCGACCAAGAATATCTCCATCCATACTTCCTTGAACGGGGACGGGAAGGCCTTTCAGGCGGTGATCAATTCCATAGAGACCGCGATCACGCAGGGCCTGCATTCGTACGGGATCTTCGATTCCACAACGGGTCAGCTCTTGAGTTATCCTCAGTCCTGCTTGAACGAGGGTGCGGTTTGCAACCAGGGACAGTACGATCTTTCGGCTTCTAAGTTTTTGAATTCGACGGTTTGTCCGTCCGGGCATGTCTGTTATAACGCGGTAGTGGATCGCTCGAATCCGTCTTCTCTTACCGGTCTTTATTATGCGAATACCTGCCCCGCTGGGGATGTGAATTGCGTCGCCTGCCCTAGTTCCGGCGGTATTCAAGACTCCTGTCAGATCCAATCGTTTGAAGCTTCTCTAATGTATGCGGCGACTACGATGTCTCAATTTCTGGCTCATGAGCAAGGGGTGATCAACACCGAGTTATCGTATATTTTAAGCGGAACCGGTTCCGGGGGAACCCAAGGCATCGATCTGGGCGGTTTCAATCCGTTCGATCATGGAATGCGTCCGTCTCATAGTCCGAACACACTTTACATCACGACCCAGGATTTTTTGGAGGGTCAGTACGATCTGACAAAGAGAACCGGGCTTGTGGGCCTCGCCTGGGAGATCGTAAGTTATATCCAAGGCGGAATCACGGAAAAAGAATTTGCCAACTGGATCATGAATGCGGCTTCTGCGGGGAGCTCCTCGGTTTGTCCCGGCACGGCTCCGGGGAGTGGAAGTCCCACGATCGACAGGGACGTTTATAACTCCAACGATTTTGATCCGGGTTGTCTGGGTGCGGCCTTGCGCGGTTTAGCTCCGGGTGTGATCGTGGACGCGGTCAGTCGGATCCAGGGCCAGACCGATTTGATTGCGTTTAACGATCGAAACTACATCGGTAACAGTTATATGATCTTAGAAGGAGGTCCGAATAACTGGAATCAGGACCCTGCCTATTGCCATGACGGACTCGGTTGTTTTTTTAACCCGTTCGGAAATGTGCCTGCGATCGGAGGAGCCAACCAATGGTTTCAGTCCAACCCGACGATCATTCGGTGGGGAGAGAATAACTTTTATAATTATACGGAAGATCAAGCAGGCGTTTATAAAGAAGGCGTTGGCCTTGTTAACACAGTCATGAAGGAGGATTCCATCGGGATCGTTTTGAATTATACGACCGTGGATACGAACGCACATGCGAACGCAATGACCTGGCAGGCCTTGAGCACCCAACTCCAGAGTTTTTCGTTTAACTGGAATCAGAATATCCTGCCGGCGATCAGTAACTGGACGTCTCAGACAAGCACATACGAGACTCAGTATTTAAATTGGCAGAAGACGGAAGCCGCTTTGATCGCAGAGGCCCAAAGCGATTATTCGAATACGTTAAGAGAATTACAAAAAAGCGAAACGGCCTGGCTCGTACATATGAACGATCTCCAGACGAAGGCGACTAGCGATTTTACCTCCGCCAATAATAAGCTCCGGGATTCCAAACTCCAGGCGGATGCGGATCTGGTCGCGAAAGAACTGTTTTCCACTTTACTTTCCCGTAATGGAGAGACGGGTTTGTCCGTCTCCAGGAATCCCAGCGGCTTCGATTTGAGTGCTTCTCATTCGAATCTTTTCGGTTCTCTTTTTTCGTCCTTGAACGGGATCGATCCTCAGACGGGTCTTCCTAGTTTTTCGATTCTCCAGGGGATTTCGACCGCGTTTAGTAACGCGAGTGCGGGTCTCGGGAATTTAAGTTTATTGTCTTCCACCAATAATGCTCTTTTGAACTCCCGTTCGAATTATATGCAGCAACTTGCGGATTCTCTCCGCTCAGAAAGGACCTTTACTCAAAACGGAGAGAGTAATCTTTTAAAAGACCACGGGAATCTTTCCACGAAGGTGGTGGGAGATACGACCTATCTCGTGAATAACCAGGGGTATTTCGTACATTGCGATACAAACGGTTCCTGCACTTCCTGCGGAACGGATGCGAATGCCTGCGACGGAGGAAAGGCCACCGATATCAGCACGTTCTTGAAAAACGTCTGCGGGGAAAAATTAGATTCCTGTAATCAATACACGAAACTGAAATATTCCAATGTGGCATACGACTCGAAAACGGGAGAGATCTCCTTGGATGAGTCGATCTACGACGGAAAAGCGACATCTACCGGGAACGACCAGGATGCGAGCACGTATCGCTTCGGATCTTACACACAACACCTGACCATCCGTCCACCCGTGTTTCTGCTAGGCCAGGGAGCGAACAGCTTCGGGAATATCTTCGATAGCAACCATGAGCACGGAGAGGACAAGATCATGTCTTCGTTTGTGGGTAGAAGCTTCGAGAATATGAATAATTTCTTTCAGAATTCCCATTACACGAATACGATCCTTGCGTCGGTTAACGCCCTGGATTCTAGGAATAACTATAATACCCAGGCCGCTTGGAATAGCGCCTCGGGCCAGGCCCACACCGCAAACCTAATCGCGGATTATTTAGAGACCCTGTATTTAGGCGGGGGAATGAAGGACTTCATCAAAAAGGAAACGCATAATCTAGTCCAAGGGTTTATCGCAACTACATTGGCCAATATTTTCCATCTAACACCGGAGGGAGCCTCCTTCCTTGCCGGCGCCTATATGGATCACGAGGCAGCCCAGGTAGCAGAACGGCACTTGGGGATCTTAAAACCGATCGACAACTTCTTCAAGACTGTAATACCCACAGATGCTTTAGTCCATCTAGGAATCGGAGTCACACACGCAGACGATCTCCGAGCCATCAAACAATGGAAAGACGACAAGTACGCCGCCTACGGACAGATCGTAGCAGAGAGCATGAGAGCCCAGAACCTGCCCCCGGACCAGATCGCACTCGTAACCCAAGTGGTTACGGAGTATTTCAAGATGAGAGATGCGAAAATGGAACTCGGCATGAGGGGCGGAATGTTTTCCCTCTCTAGACTCGAAGGCACACTAAAAGCAGTGAACGCTTCCATCGGCGGAGCCATCGCAGAATTAGAAGGCGCCCTCTTTAAAAACTTCAGCCACGATTTGAAAGCGATGGGGATGATTTCCGCACGAGATGAGCAGAACTTCGATAAGAACCTCCGATACGCCATCAACGATACCAAGATGGTCTATGAAAAAAATGCGATCAAGGCTTGGCAGGCGGATGTAGTTGCAATTGCCAAAGACGCCGTACAACTCTACGGAAAACAACAGGGCATGGATCCGACGTACGTAAACCAGGTCGCGGACATGGTCGGGAATATGGTGTATCGAGAACAGGCAAGATCGGAACTAAAGAGACTACATTTAACGGAGGATATTATTACCGCAGCCCTCGGTGGAGGAGTTTCTTATTCGTATCTAGACCGTTCCCTTTTCAAAGGAGGATTGACGAAGCTAACGATGCAACTCGGACGCGGAATTTTAACCTCCCAGGCGGATATAGGACGAGCACTCGGGTTATTTACAAAATCCGAAACTAAGGATTTTTATAAACAAACCAAAGATTGGTCGGACAGCGTAACGGGAGATGCGTTAGAAGCCAAATCTCGCCAAGGAAACCTGGACAAACACTGGTGGAAAGAACAAGAGAGAGGACTCTTCTTTGATCTGATCGGAAAGACCGTGGACCCGAATGGAGATCCAGCGGAACAACACCTGATCGGACAACTCTTACAAAGAGTCTTTGACGAGAGACAAGCGAAGAAACAAGCACGACAGGAACGAGAACACCAGGCAATCGAGGCAGTAGAAATCGCGGCGAGTATCGCAATCACAGTGTTAACCGAAGGAGCAGCAAGCCAAACCTTAATGCAAACGTTAGCCACCATCGGGGACGATATCAAAAACTTTTTTACCTTCTCCGGAGAAATGGCGAGCGTAATCCGAGGAGGCGCAGTCGTAGCAGATGTAGCCGCTCAAACATACATGGGAAACAAGGACGGGGGAACGAACGGAGCCGTTGCAGGATTTGTGAACGGCCTCTTAAGTACATTCACACTTTATAATAAACTCCCAGTAAGTGGATTTGTATCCTGGACACCTCACGAAAACGCAAACATACTGTATGGAACAGGCGAACGAAAAGGCGGCTGGGGAGGAGGCGCTATCTTTGCGGCTCCCACAGGCTCCGATTTGCCGATCAACGGAGGTTTAACCTTCACTCCCGGAAGTGGTCTCGATCTCAACCTGAATTATAACTTCAAGGGTGGATACATCGGACTCGATTACAACTTCGCAAGCGGGAACTACACCGCTAATGGAGGAATGGATGTTTACAAAAATGGAACCAACGGCCACCACGTAGGACTTTCCCTCTCCGCAAGCAAAGACGGAAGTGCAAGCGTAGGAGGATATTATAATTATGGCAAGGACAACACACCACCGAACCTACGAGGCTATGGTGGAACTCTTACCTACTCCAACGACGGCAAATTCAATCTAGGCGCCCAAGTACTCGGGGGAACGGCCGCCTCCATCGCTTACAACTCCAACACTCACAGGTTCGAGAAAGTACAGGGAAATACAAACTGGCAAAACGAAATGCTACTTGCTAAAGTACAAGAAAATGCGAACCACAACTTTGAGAAAAGTCTACCCAAGGTAGCAGACGCAGCCGGACAAGTATTAAGTTCCAATAATATCATCTCCGAGGCAGAAAGAATCTCTCTCATGAGTAACCCGGAAGGACAACAGAAGATCCTAGAGCTCTACTCCCAAAACAAAGAGGGCCTCATAAACAGCGTAGACGGAGAACGAGTCCGGGGAGACATGAGAGAGATTGCGGAGAAAAACAATCTAAAACTGGAATTCGTGAACGACTCACCTACGAGTGAACTTGGTAAGACACTGGCTAGAATCGGTGGTGACATCAAGATGATGTTCGGTATCGCAGACTCCGGCCTCATGGCGGTGGATGGAGACGGGAAGTGGAAGGTGAAGACTTGTTTTACCGCGGGAACTCCTTTGAATTTAAAAGGAGGAACTGTACCGATAGAGACTGCTAGGATAGGTGATATAGCCCTATCCTGGAACGAAGTAACCGGAAAATTCGAATACAAACCGATTACTCAATTGTACGTGCATGAGGTCCCACAGCTATACAACTTAGAATTAGACGGAGAAGAACAGTTTCAAGTGACTTGGAACCACCCGATCCGAGTTCGGAAAAAAGGGGCAGAAGAAGAAATCGGCACGCCGGAGAATACGGACTGGGTGATCGTAGAAAAGCTAGGCGTGGGAGATCACGTCTTGAAATCGGATGGAACCTGGGCTACACTCACCGATATCTATTACCATAACGTAAAGCCTACAAAAGTGTATAATCTAGAAGTCGAGGACAACCACACGTATGTGGTCGGATCGGAAGTAGCTTTTGTAGTACACAACTACGCGAACGGAACCGAATATGAATTAACCAAAGGAGCTAGGGTCAACGAAGAGAACCAAAAAATGGTTGCTGACCTAGAAGATTCGGTTTCGAATAAAGGATTTTTGGATAAACTCTTCGGAAGAAACACGGAAGTAACCCCGGAAGTTCAAAATAATCTAAAAGAGCTAAAAACCCTACTCTCTCAAAGAAATCAATTCGCAGAAGACATCGGAGCCGCACAGAGCCTAGCAGCCGCTAGACGATCCGAGAAATTTGTAGAGTTACTAAAAACGGAAGAAAAAGCAAAACAAACGGTCGCAGATCTAAAGAGACTCCAAGAGGACAACCAACTCCGATTACAAGATAAGACTCTACTACCTGAAGAAATCAAGGGAGTAAAAGCCTTAGACAAGTATATAAAAGAAAAACTGGGATTTGCAACAAGAGAGTTAACATCCGCAGAAAAAGCCGTAAAAACAAGTCTAGCGACTTTAACACAAGAGGCCCAAAAGAAATTCCAAACCGGAAAAGCACTTTCTTTGTTTGAGATGCGTTCTGGTTTAGATACCAAACTCAAGAACATAAAAACGGATCTATCTCAACTACAAACGAGGAAAGCCTCATTAGAAATGGCAATCCGCCTGAATCCAAAAGATGAGGCTCTACGAACAAAATTAACCGAGGTGAATCAAGAAATCCAAAAATCGAACTCGATTGTAGGAGGAAGATACCTTGAATTAATCAAAGATAATGTATCCAGGGAGAATCGAACGTCTACAAAAGCGAATTACGAAAAAGCGGCGAAACTCGCAGCCATCGACAATCAAATCCGAGAGAAGATCAAGGCGACCTTGGCCATTGTTCCCAAAGGATCGAATGGAGAATTTACGGGTAAGCTATCTTACTTGAACACACCGGATCCGGAAGCAGTGAACGTAAAAGCGCATGATAAAAACGAAAACTATTTTGATAAGGAACACGCAAATAGAATTCGGACATTCGGATCGGAAGGAATGCCGAACTTAACACAAATCAAACTTGCAATGAGCCACGAACTCGAAAAAGGCATCCCACTTGGCCGCGGTCACAAGGCGATCATGAGCGAAACTCAGTTTAAAGAAGCAATCGCAAGAGTAACAGAAAAACCTGAAATACCAAAGTTGGAACTCGACTTTTTTGGAAATCCAACCAAAGAATCCGTAGCGGCGAGAGGAGAAGCACTCTTGAAATACGCGGATACGATGGTGGCCGGACAAGGCCCTGGAAAAGGAATGGAAGTACAATCTTCGGTGATCATCGAAATGATCCGGCAAATGGGACCGGAAAAATTCGGTCCGAACCCAGAACTCGTAAAACGAGCTTCCAAAATCATTGGAGAAACACAGACTAAAATTCAAGAACTAACATCCAAATATGAAAATGGAGAAATCAATAAAGGCATATACGAATCCGAAAAGACCAAATTAAACCAAATTCGAGATTGGAACTCGGATGTAATTGCGTTACGAGATGCAAACTTAGTGAAAGAATTCGTATTCCAGAAAGATAAATCAGGAAAATTGATTCAAAGTAGAGAGCTTGCTTTGAAAATGTCCTCTGCGATCTGTAGAGTCTTGGCAAATCATACCCAAGCAACCTTCTCGGAAAAAACGAACCTGAGTTTTGGAGAGTATATGATCAACAAAATGCAGAACGGAGACGTGAAAATGAGTGGTGGAGCTCCCGTGTTTGATGTGGGCAGGCTGAGAGGATTTGAAGAGAAGCTTTCAAAATCCTTTGACTCATCAGGAATGGCCCTGCAAAATAACTTTCCGGATCTATCTTTCAAAGACGGGAAAATTGTAGGAGTCACAAACCCGATTAGTATGGACACCTGGAACAAATTTACGGAAAGTTTACCCGAAGGTGCCGTGATTCAAGTCTGGGGAAATTCGGACGAGATCATGGGTCCGAATCACTTCTGGATTTTGTATAAGAAAGATGGAGCAATTTGGGATTATAATAATAATGGAGGAAGAGACAAACATGGAAAAGCAGAAAAATTTAAACCAAAAAAGTATCCAGTCTATGGCGTTTATCATAATTAG
- a CDS encoding TIGR04388 family protein produces MSSVLCLLSSEVADVAAQTYMGNKDGGTNGAVAGFVNGLLSTFTLYNKLPVSGFVSWTPHENANILYGTGERKGGWGGGALAAPPGAKRLKRDL; encoded by the coding sequence CTGTCCTCAGTCCTCTGTCTTCTGTCCTCTGAAGTCGCAGACGTAGCGGCGCAAACATACATGGGAAACAAGGACGGGGGAACGAACGGAGCCGTTGCAGGATTTGTGAACGGCCTCTTAAGTACATTCACACTTTATAATAAACTCCCAGTAAGTGGATTTGTATCCTGGACACCTCACGAAAACGCAAACATACTGTATGGAACAGGCGAACGAAAAGGCGGCTGGGGAGGAGGCGCTCTCGCTGCACCGCCGGGTGCGAAGAGACTAAAAAGAGATCTTTGA
- a CDS encoding Rrf2 family transcriptional regulator → MSIPSRYAIAIHVLSLIELENSAEITSQRMAGSIGTNPVVVRGILGKLKKAGLVVTRQGVPGASLAKSPAEIRLLEVYKAVESTEELFSIHARANPKCPVGKRIQGALLGIFQEAQKALEDKLNDFSLADVLLNIEEEGRISVR, encoded by the coding sequence ATGTCCATTCCTAGTCGATACGCCATCGCCATCCACGTCCTATCCCTGATAGAGTTGGAAAATTCGGCGGAAATCACTTCTCAAAGAATGGCGGGTAGCATCGGAACAAATCCGGTCGTTGTGCGAGGCATCCTGGGAAAGCTAAAAAAAGCGGGCTTGGTTGTTACGCGACAAGGTGTTCCGGGAGCAAGTTTAGCCAAGTCTCCTGCGGAAATTCGTCTTTTGGAAGTGTATAAAGCGGTCGAATCGACCGAGGAATTATTTTCTATTCATGCCCGCGCCAATCCTAAATGTCCCGTAGGAAAGAGAATTCAAGGTGCACTGTTAGGAATTTTCCAAGAAGCCCAAAAAGCTTTAGAAGATAAATTGAATGACTTTTCCCTGGCGGACGTCCTTCTCAATATAGAGGAGGAAGGCAGGATAAGTGTTAGGTAA
- a CDS encoding HigA family addiction module antitoxin has product MVRKKLLNVHPGEILREEFLEPMGISGYRLSKETGIPESKISDIIHGKRNITAGISIKLGKFFDLNPHFWIGLQNDFDIREEQHKLAKILKNMKSYKDFYKDRDSKKVAPSLA; this is encoded by the coding sequence ATGGTAAGAAAAAAGCTATTAAATGTTCATCCTGGTGAGATTTTACGGGAAGAATTCTTAGAGCCAATGGGTATTTCCGGTTATAGATTATCTAAAGAAACAGGGATTCCTGAGTCGAAGATTTCGGATATTATTCATGGGAAAAGAAACATTACCGCCGGTATCTCAATCAAGCTTGGTAAGTTTTTTGACTTAAATCCGCATTTTTGGATTGGCCTTCAAAACGATTTTGATATTCGGGAAGAGCAACATAAATTAGCAAAAATTCTTAAAAACATGAAGTCATATAAGGATTTTTATAAGGATCGGGACAGTAAGAAAGTGGCGCCATCCTTGGCTTAA
- a CDS encoding type II toxin-antitoxin system RelE/ParE family toxin: MIRSFKGQETQEIWEGRFSKKYPPDIQKKAQMKLGMINNVVEVTELRVPPGNRLHKLSGDREGQYSISINTQWRICFNFENNHAFNVEITDYH; the protein is encoded by the coding sequence GTGATCAGGTCTTTTAAGGGTCAGGAGACACAAGAAATTTGGGAAGGTCGCTTTTCTAAAAAATATCCACCTGACATTCAGAAAAAAGCACAGATGAAGCTTGGTATGATCAACAACGTTGTGGAAGTAACGGAACTCCGAGTTCCGCCTGGGAATCGCCTTCATAAGTTATCCGGAGATAGAGAGGGTCAATATTCTATTTCAATTAATACCCAATGGCGGATTTGTTTTAATTTTGAAAACAATCACGCATTCAACGTCGAAATAACGGATTATCATTAG